From a region of the Jatrophihabitans endophyticus genome:
- a CDS encoding DUF5666 domain-containing protein — MSDSIHDTQTTPDVRRRPRARTIAVASLAAAGIATGGIAAVVTATTADAKSTHHATAAARPPAASAYDYDGTVTELSSSAITVRSLFGKSRSYELTDDTTVRVGRAKSTASALETGQRVHVRGTKSGSAYTAKAVEVRLAHLDGTVTAVSDDGLTITDTDGFTRTISYADDVTFTKDGKSATSSAVTTGSVVHAEGTVDSDGTTLDAAAVDVRTKAAGPGAGPAGGPAGGPAGGPGGQGGPGRPGGEHGAPPSGAPSASSSTSS, encoded by the coding sequence GTGTCCGACAGCATTCACGACACCCAGACCACCCCGGACGTCCGTCGGCGTCCGCGGGCCCGCACCATCGCCGTCGCCTCGCTGGCTGCCGCCGGCATCGCCACCGGCGGCATCGCCGCCGTCGTCACCGCGACGACGGCCGACGCGAAGTCGACGCACCATGCCACCGCCGCGGCCCGGCCACCCGCGGCGAGCGCGTACGACTACGACGGCACCGTTACCGAGCTGTCGTCGAGCGCCATCACCGTCCGCAGCCTGTTCGGGAAGTCGCGCAGCTACGAGCTCACCGATGACACCACCGTGCGGGTCGGCCGCGCGAAGTCGACCGCCTCGGCGCTCGAGACCGGTCAGCGGGTGCACGTGCGCGGCACGAAGTCGGGCTCGGCCTACACCGCGAAGGCCGTCGAGGTCCGGCTCGCCCACCTCGACGGCACCGTCACGGCGGTCAGCGACGACGGGCTGACCATCACCGACACCGACGGCTTCACCCGCACGATCAGCTACGCCGACGACGTGACGTTCACCAAGGACGGCAAGTCCGCGACCAGCTCGGCCGTGACGACCGGCAGCGTCGTCCACGCCGAGGGCACCGTCGACAGCGACGGCACGACGCTGGACGCCGCCGCGGTCGACGTCCGCACCAAGGCGGCGGGTCCGGGCGCCGGTCCTGCGGGCGGCCCGGCCGGTGGCCCGGCTGGTGGCCCCGGGGGCCAGGGCGGCCCGGGTCGTCCCGGCGGCGAGCACGGCGCCCCGCCGTCCGGCGCGCCCAGCGCGTCGTCGTCCACGTCCTCCTGA